The genomic region GCGCATGGCAGGCAAGATGCCCGACATAAAAGGCTCCCACGTGCAGGAAATTCCGTTGCCGCAACAGAAAACTTTCCGTACCGAAAGGCTGAACGGGCGCACCTATCACACCACGACGTGGAGCCAGTATGTGGTATATCCGCAGGTAACGGGCAAGCTACGGATACCCGCCGTAACCTTTACGGGCGTGATAAGACGCAACATCGACGACTTCGACCCGTTCGCTTTCATGGACGATGGAGGCGACATTACAAGACAAATCCGGACAGACGGCATCACCATCGACGTGAAGCCACTGCCCCAAAAGCCTGCAAACTTCTCCGGAGCGGTGGGCAAGCTCAGCATGACAGCACAGTTGAGCAAGAACAATGTAAGGGAAGGCAATCCCATAAACCTGCGTGTCGTGATAGCCGGAGTGGGTAACCTGAAGCTCATGCGGCAGCCTGTTGTGAAGTTTCCCGGTGGGTTCGACGTGTACGACCCGAAGCTGACGGACAAGACGCACCTTACTTCTAACGGCGTGGAGGGCAGTATTGTCTACGACTTCCTGGCTGTTCCGCGCAAGCAAGGCAAATATACCGTGCCGCCGGTCAGCTTTGTTTACTTCGACACCACCACCAATTCGTATCGGACTCTAACCACACAAGCCTTCCAAGTCAATGTGGCAAAGGGCGACGGAACTACTCAGGACGTTGAGGCTTTCACCGGAAACGGCAAGCAAGACATACGCGGACTGAAGACAAGGGAGACCGACATGCTGGCTGAAACCAACTTCTTCAACTCGTGGACCTATTGGCTTGCAGTGTTGTTGTTGGTGGGTGGCTTTGTCTGCGCGCTTACAATGCTGCGCAAGCGAGCCAACATTAAAGGCGACATAGCCCGGCTGAAGGGCAAGAATGCCGAGCATGTAGCCCTGAACCGGCTGCACAAAGCCAACGTTTTCTTGGAAATGCACAAGGCAGAAGACTTCTACGACGAGAACCTGAGGGCACTCTGGGGCTATGTCAGCGACAAACTGAACGTGCCGGTAGAGCAGCTTTCGCGCGACAATGTGAAGGAAAAGTTTGCCGAACTGGGCATAGACGGAAGCGTGATAGACAAGTTTGTTGCTGCGTTGGACGAGTGCGAGTTCCAGCGTTACGCCCCCGGCGACGAACGAGGCAACATGTCTCTCACCTACGATGCGGCTGTAAAAGCCATTACCGACATAGAAGAAGCAATGAGAAACCAGCGCAACAAAGCCGGCAAAAAGGGCAACGGCAGAGCCTTTTTGCTGTTATTCACCATCGTCCTGGGGCTTTCGGCTCTTTCGCTGCGTGCCTCTGCCGTAACCTTGGACGAGGCAGCAAGGGCTTATAACAAGGCTAACTACTCCGAAGCCATACGCATTTACAAACTGTTGATAAAGCAAAAGCCATCGGGCATACTCTATTACAACCTTGGAAATGCCTATTATCGCAAGAACGATGTTACGCAGGCCATCATCGCTTACGAGCGTGCGTTGAAGTTAGTACCCAGCGACGAGGACGCAAGATACAACCTGCAGCTTGCCCAGGCAAGGACCATCGACAGGCTGTCGCCCGAGTCCGACATCTTCTTCATGCACTGGCTGCACGCCGTAGTCTACTCCTTGAGCATCGATGCCTGGGCTGTTGTAAGTTTAGTGGTGCTCCTGCTCTGTCTGTCGTTCCTGCTCTTATACTTCCTGGCACTCGATGTAACGAAGCGGAAAATAGGTTTCTTCTCTGCCTTGGGACTGCTTTTGCTCTTTGTTCTCTGCGTTACCTTTGCCAAAATGCAGCAGAACGAGAAGCGGAATGCCAACCAGGCAGTAATCGTTGCCTCCATTGCTACCGTGAAGAAAACCCCCGATGTGAAAGGCGACAGTGCGGTTACGCTACACGAAGGTACGAAAGTGGAGATAATAGACAGTAGCATTGACGGGTGGAAGGGCATACGGCTGCCCGATGAGACCATGGGCTGGATACCCGCAAGCCAGTTGGAAGAAATATAGAAAACTACGCTGCAATGAACCTTTCATCGCTCCTTGAATACGACAAGACCTTGCTGTTGTTTTTCAACAACCCCAATAATATGTTCTTAGACCACGTTGTGCTGGTGTTTACATCGGGCTACACGTGGATACCCCTCTACCTTTCGTTGCTCTATTTAGTAGTGAAAAACAACGAAAGGTGGGGTCGCATACTCCTCATAATGGGCACCATGGCTTTGTGCATGCTTGTTTCGAATGTGGGCAACGGCAGTTTCGTAAAGCCATACGTAGCCCGGCTGCGCCCATCGTCCGACCCTTTGCTCGCCCACAGCATCAGTTTGGTGCGCGGATACACCCCTGAAGGTTTCAGTTTCTTCTCTGCCCACGCCTGCAACGCCTTTTCGGTAGCCGTGTTCTTTATGTTCCTGGTGCGCAGCAGGTTGCTTTCCGTCACGCTTTTCCTATGGGCTTGCCTTGTGGCATGGACACGATTGTACCT from Prevotella nigrescens harbors:
- a CDS encoding BatD family protein, whose amino-acid sequence is MKRYINILLLVLLPFTAVAQHVRVLAPRQVEVGEQFQIEYIIYTDNVEGLKLGKMPSGVELLAGPYYTSQRNLQMMNGHMSSSSSESYTYVFMATKRGNFNIPPARIVVNGQRLASTPVKITASGNANVSRSAQSNGAARADISITRPESRVPMGKDLFVKVTANKRTVHEQEPVLLTYKVYTNVNLVRMAGKMPDIKGSHVQEIPLPQQKTFRTERLNGRTYHTTTWSQYVVYPQVTGKLRIPAVTFTGVIRRNIDDFDPFAFMDDGGDITRQIRTDGITIDVKPLPQKPANFSGAVGKLSMTAQLSKNNVREGNPINLRVVIAGVGNLKLMRQPVVKFPGGFDVYDPKLTDKTHLTSNGVEGSIVYDFLAVPRKQGKYTVPPVSFVYFDTTTNSYRTLTTQAFQVNVAKGDGTTQDVEAFTGNGKQDIRGLKTRETDMLAETNFFNSWTYWLAVLLLVGGFVCALTMLRKRANIKGDIARLKGKNAEHVALNRLHKANVFLEMHKAEDFYDENLRALWGYVSDKLNVPVEQLSRDNVKEKFAELGIDGSVIDKFVAALDECEFQRYAPGDERGNMSLTYDAAVKAITDIEEAMRNQRNKAGKKGNGRAFLLLFTIVLGLSALSLRASAVTLDEAARAYNKANYSEAIRIYKLLIKQKPSGILYYNLGNAYYRKNDVTQAIIAYERALKLVPSDEDARYNLQLAQARTIDRLSPESDIFFMHWLHAVVYSLSIDAWAVVSLVVLLLCLSFLLLYFLALDVTKRKIGFFSALGLLLLFVLCVTFAKMQQNEKRNANQAVIVASIATVKKTPDVKGDSAVTLHEGTKVEIIDSSIDGWKGIRLPDETMGWIPASQLEEI
- a CDS encoding phosphatase PAP2 family protein; its protein translation is MNLSSLLEYDKTLLLFFNNPNNMFLDHVVLVFTSGYTWIPLYLSLLYLVVKNNERWGRILLIMGTMALCMLVSNVGNGSFVKPYVARLRPSSDPLLAHSISLVRGYTPEGFSFFSAHACNAFSVAVFFMFLVRSRLLSVTLFLWACLVAWTRLYLGVHFPSDVLVGMVAGTLNAALCYFVYQQIQHRVAPISPYVTSQFTKTGYEVKDVDVVLTVIMLTCIYCMIRGVIEAGL